From one Paenibacillus sp. FSL K6-1330 genomic stretch:
- a CDS encoding response regulator transcription factor: MAFDQKVLVVDDEADIVRLLQTVLIKEGIDQVYTAATAEAAWLEFQKWQPDLVILDIMLPDGEGYEVCKKIRSVSNVPIFFLSAKTEEIDKILGFAIGGDDYITKPFSPKEVAYRIKARFRRPEVSEHEDKPNRVIKKGPFELDEEKVELKKNGKVIPLKPKELGLLTLLLKHPGQIISKESLYDQVWGEEFFGFDNTVMVHIRRLREKIEEDPSNPRYLLTVKGLGYKFVVEDE, from the coding sequence TTGGCGTTTGATCAAAAGGTACTTGTCGTTGATGACGAGGCGGATATTGTCAGGCTTCTTCAAACCGTGCTGATCAAGGAAGGCATCGATCAGGTATATACCGCAGCAACAGCGGAAGCAGCATGGCTTGAATTCCAGAAGTGGCAGCCCGATCTTGTCATTCTGGATATCATGCTTCCGGACGGAGAAGGATACGAGGTATGCAAGAAAATACGCAGCGTCTCCAATGTTCCGATATTCTTCTTATCGGCCAAGACCGAAGAGATTGATAAAATCCTGGGTTTCGCCATCGGCGGCGACGACTATATTACCAAGCCCTTTAGTCCGAAGGAAGTGGCTTACCGGATCAAAGCCCGGTTTCGGAGACCGGAAGTTTCTGAGCATGAGGATAAACCGAATCGCGTGATTAAGAAAGGCCCCTTTGAATTAGATGAAGAGAAGGTGGAGCTGAAGAAGAACGGCAAGGTCATTCCACTAAAACCGAAAGAGCTGGGATTGCTTACGCTGCTGCTTAAACATCCGGGCCAGATCATCAGCAAGGAAAGTTTATATGATCAGGTATGGGGTGAGGAATTCTTCGGATTTGATAATACCGTGATGGTTCACATCAGGAGGCTGCGGGAGAAAATAGAAGAGGACCCTTCCAATCCCCGGTATCTCCTTACGGTAAAAGGCCTTGGGTATAAGTTTGTCGTAGAGGATGAATAA